Within Paenibacillus albicereus, the genomic segment CTCAAATAAAAGCTTTTCCAGCAGGGCTTGGCAAGGCCCGCAGCGCCCGGGGGTTCTGTTGAGATCGCCGGAGCGGCTATGGTAAAATATTTGAAGCGTCTTGAGAGGAGGTAGGGGATGAATCGAATCATCCGGAACACTGGATTCTACTTGCTTATTTTCCTGGTAACCGTCGGAATTGTGCAGTTCATCAGCGGTCAGGACGATAACACCGAAAAGATTCTCTACAGCGAGTTCCGCCAGGAGCTTGAGGCGGACAACATCAAAAACCTGACCGTGCAATTCGACAGTTACACGTATCTGGTGACCGGTGAATACAAAAAAGCGCCAGCGGGGGCAGCGGAAGGCGATTCACTGAAGTTCTATACCTACACGAATGCAGAGGCTTACACGATGCAGGAGATGGATGAGGCTTCCAAAGCCAACAACTTCCCGCTCGAGCAGAAGCCGATGAAAGGTCAGAGCATCTGGCTTACCTTCCTGACCTCCATCATACCGTTCGTGATTATCTTCATCCTGTTCTTCTTCCTGATTAATCAGGCTCAGGGCGGCGGCGGCAAAGTGATGAACTTCGGCAAGAGCCGCGCCCGTTTGTATAATGAAGAGAAGAAGCGCGTGACGTTCGAGGACGTCGCCGGCGCCGACGAGGAGAAGCAAGAGCTCGTCGAGGTCGTCGAATTCCTCAAGGATCCGCGCAAGTTCGCCGCCGTAGGCGCTCGCATTCCGAAGGGCGTCCTGCTGAACGGACCTCCGGGCACAGGCAAGACGCTGCTTGCCCGCGCGGTCGCCGGCGAAGCAGGCGTGCCGTTCTTCAGCATCTCCGGCTCCGACTTCGTCGAGATGTTCGTCGGCGTCGGCGCTTCCCGGGTCCGCGACCTGTTCGAGAACGCCAAGAAGAACGCTCCGTGCATCATCTTCATCGATGAGATCGACGCCGTCGGACGCCAGCGCGGCGCCGGTCTCGGCGGCGGGCACGACGAGCGCGAGCAGACGCTCAACCAGCTCCTCGTCGAGATGGACGGCTTCGGCGCCAACGAAGGCATCATCATCGTCGCCGCGACGAACCGTCCCGACATCCTCGATCCGGCGCTTCTCCGTCCGGGCCGCTTCGACCGCCAGATCACGGTCGACCGTCCCGACGTCAAGGGCCGCGAGGCCGTGCTCAAGGTGCATGCCCGGAACAAGCCGCTGAACAAGGACGTCCGGCTGGACGTCATCGCCAAGCGGACGACCGGCTTCACCGGCGCCGACCTGGAGAACCTCCTGAACGAGGCGGCGCTGCTGGCGGCCCGCCGCAACAAGAAGGACATCGCCATGATCGAGATCGACGAAGCGATCGACCGCGTCATCGTCGGCACCGAGAAGAAGAGCCGCGTCATCAGCGAGCGCGAGAAGCGCATCGTCGCTTATCACGAGGCCGGCCATACGATCATCGGCTACTTCCTCGAGAACGCCGACATGGTGCATAAGGTGACGATCATTCCGCGCGGCAAGGCAGGCGGCTACGTCATCATGCTGCCGAAGGAAGACCGCATGCTGATTACCAAGCAGGAGATGCTCGACAAGATCACCGGCCTGCTCGGCGGCCGCGTCGCCGAGGAGCTGTTCATCGGCGAGATCGGCACCGGCGCTTACAGCGACTTCAAGCAGGCGACCGGCATCGTGCGCAGCATGGTCATGGAGTACGGCATGAGCGATAAGCTCGGTCCGATGCAGTTCGGCAGCTCGCAGGGACAGGTGTTCCTGGGCCGGGACATCGGCCATGAGCAGAACTACTCCGACCGAATCGCGTACGAGATCGACCAAGAGATGCAGACGTTCATCAGCGAGTGCTACGAGCGCGCGAAGAACCTGCTTACCGAGAAGAGCAAGGAAGTCCATCTCGTCGCGCAGACCTTGCTGTCGCGGGAGACGCTTGATTTTGAGCAGATCCGCAACCTGATGGAGACCGGAACGGTCGAAGGCGACGGCGAGTCCGGCGAAGGCAGCGGAAGCTCCGAGCCGGGCGGCGAGCCGACGATCGATTCCATCGGCGGCGTCAAGGTTCGCATCCAAGGCCGCGAGCCGGGCGAAGTTCCCGGCGGCGAAGGCATCCGCGAAGGCGCCGATGCGGTGCCGGGCGATCCGGACGCCGGAGGCGATCCAGGACCGACCAAATCGTAACGATCCACCGACACAACCCCCATGCACAAATGTGCATGGGGGTTGTTGCTTCTGTTCAAGGCGTTCGGGTATAATAGGCGGGGGTCAGGGAATAATGAGATCAGCTTGATGGAAGCCAGAGAATGACATTCGGCACTATTGTGTAACATTGATGTTAGATAATTATGCCGAACGGTGCATGTTAATCCGAATTATCGTTTAGAAATCGACATTATATTCGGAATTATTTTTTGTAACGGCTTTCATTATGTCAGGATTAGTTACATTTTCTCGTTGACTCTTGATGAATATAGGCTATACTATCTATATCCAACCAATAACCTATGGTGAAGAACAGGGGAGAAAGACAAAGATGAAATGGACAAGCAAACCGTTCCATGTACTCAGCGTTTCCGCTCTGGCACTGATGCTCGTCGTTAGCGGCTGCGGCTCGAAGAACAACAATTCGGAGAGCAATTCCGGCGGCGCGGCAGCGAACACCGAAAATGCAGGCGCAGGCAGCGATGCCGGCAAGGACTTCAAGATCGGCATGGTCACCGATGGCGGCGGCGTGAACGACAAGTCGTTCAACCAATCCGCATGGGAAGGCCTGCAGCAGCTCACGAAGGACACCGGCGCCGAGGTGAAATACCTCGAGAGCAAGGGCGAGAGCGATTTCGAACCGAACCTGAACCAAATGGTTAAAGCGGGCTACAGCCTGACATGGGGCATCGGCTTCATGATGAACAAAGCGATCACCACGGTCGCCACGCAAAACCCGGAAGCGAAGCTGGCGAGCATCGACAGCGAAGTCTCCGCACCGAACGTCGAGTCCGTCATGTTCGCCGAGAACGAAGGCTCCTTCCTCGTCGGCGTGGTGGCCGGCCTGACGACCAAGACGAACAAAGTCGGCTTTGTCGGCGGCGTCGAGGGCGATCTGATCAAGAAGTTCGAAGCGGGCTTCGCGGCAGGCGTCGCAGCCGTCAACCCGGAAGCCAAAGTCACCGTGCAGTATGTCGGCGACTTCACGAAGCCTGACCTCGGCAAAGCGTCCGCAGCCACGCTGTACAACGACGGCAACGACATCATCTACCATGCTGCCGGCGGCAGCGGCAACGGCGTCTTCACGGAAGCCAAGGACCGCGTCTCCAAAGGCGAAAAAGTATGGGTCATCGGCGTCGACAAGGACCAATCGGTCGAGTTCGGCAACGACATCACGCTGACGTCGATGGTCAAGCGCGTCGACCAGGCGGTGCAGATCGTATCCCAGGCACTGATCGACGGCGACTTCAAAGGCGGCACGACGCGTACGCTGACGCTGAAGGACGGCGCCGTAGGCCTGCCGGAGAACAACCCGAACGTATCCGAAGACATCATGGCTAAAGTCAAGGAATACGAAGCGAAAATCGTGAGCGGAGAAGTTACCGTTCCTGCGAAATAAGACGCGGCTTTTAACGAATAAGACAAGGCCAGCCCCAAAGCCGGCCTTGTTCTTTTTCGCGTAAAGGGCTTGAGGGCAAGGAAAGGAGAGAGAGGCATGGGGCAGCAGCCAATCGTGGCAGAGTTGAAAGGGATTACAAAGCGGTTCCCGGGCATCGTCGCGAATGATACGATCAGCCTCCAGCTGCGCAAAGGGGAGATCCATGCGCTGCTGGGCGAGAACGGAGCGGGCAAGTCGACGCTGATGAACATCCTGTTTGGCCTGTATCAGCCGGACGAGGGCCATATCGAGATCAATGGCCAGCCGGTCGTCATCGACGGCGCGGGCAAGGCGATCGAGCTGCGCATCGGCATGGTCCATCAGCACTTCAAGCTGGTCAAGCCGTTCACCGTCGCAGAAAACATCATTCTCGGCAACGAGCCGACCAAGGGCATCAAGGTGGATATCAAGAGCGCCAACGATCGCGTGCGCCAGCTGTCGGACCAG encodes:
- the ftsH gene encoding ATP-dependent zinc metalloprotease FtsH yields the protein MNRIIRNTGFYLLIFLVTVGIVQFISGQDDNTEKILYSEFRQELEADNIKNLTVQFDSYTYLVTGEYKKAPAGAAEGDSLKFYTYTNAEAYTMQEMDEASKANNFPLEQKPMKGQSIWLTFLTSIIPFVIIFILFFFLINQAQGGGGKVMNFGKSRARLYNEEKKRVTFEDVAGADEEKQELVEVVEFLKDPRKFAAVGARIPKGVLLNGPPGTGKTLLARAVAGEAGVPFFSISGSDFVEMFVGVGASRVRDLFENAKKNAPCIIFIDEIDAVGRQRGAGLGGGHDEREQTLNQLLVEMDGFGANEGIIIVAATNRPDILDPALLRPGRFDRQITVDRPDVKGREAVLKVHARNKPLNKDVRLDVIAKRTTGFTGADLENLLNEAALLAARRNKKDIAMIEIDEAIDRVIVGTEKKSRVISEREKRIVAYHEAGHTIIGYFLENADMVHKVTIIPRGKAGGYVIMLPKEDRMLITKQEMLDKITGLLGGRVAEELFIGEIGTGAYSDFKQATGIVRSMVMEYGMSDKLGPMQFGSSQGQVFLGRDIGHEQNYSDRIAYEIDQEMQTFISECYERAKNLLTEKSKEVHLVAQTLLSRETLDFEQIRNLMETGTVEGDGESGEGSGSSEPGGEPTIDSIGGVKVRIQGREPGEVPGGEGIREGADAVPGDPDAGGDPGPTKS
- a CDS encoding BMP family lipoprotein; the protein is MKWTSKPFHVLSVSALALMLVVSGCGSKNNNSESNSGGAAANTENAGAGSDAGKDFKIGMVTDGGGVNDKSFNQSAWEGLQQLTKDTGAEVKYLESKGESDFEPNLNQMVKAGYSLTWGIGFMMNKAITTVATQNPEAKLASIDSEVSAPNVESVMFAENEGSFLVGVVAGLTTKTNKVGFVGGVEGDLIKKFEAGFAAGVAAVNPEAKVTVQYVGDFTKPDLGKASAATLYNDGNDIIYHAAGGSGNGVFTEAKDRVSKGEKVWVIGVDKDQSVEFGNDITLTSMVKRVDQAVQIVSQALIDGDFKGGTTRTLTLKDGAVGLPENNPNVSEDIMAKVKEYEAKIVSGEVTVPAK